AGTCTTCCAGCTATAGGTGCAAATATTGCCATCATAACTGGCTGTGCAACTAATATTAAACCTGCAGATAATGGATCCAATGCCTTAATGTACTGTAAGTACAGGCTTAAAAGAAATGTTACTGCAAAGGTTGCACTGTAGTTAATTAGAGCAGCAAGATTTGAAAATGCAAATGTTCTATTCTTAAACAATTTAACATTAAGTACTGGGCTCTCAAGCTTCAACTCATACATTAAAAATCCTATAAATCCTATAATTCCACCTATAACCAGAATAATTCCTGTTATATGGGGGAGTGTTGAAAATCCGTACATAACCATTACAAGCACTATACTATAAAATATAGAACCTTTAATATCGAATTTTTCTCCTTTACATTCTGCCCATTCATCATTTAATTTCCAATAAGTCAAAATGAGAATCAAAATACCGAGTGGGATCATTGCATAGAATAAACTTCTCCATCCAAAATATTGGGTCATTATCCCTCCTAAAACTGGTCCAAGGGATAGAGCTATATAAACAGTTGCTATGTTTATTCCTATGGCTTTACCTCTTTCCTGTGGGGGATAGACCGAAGTTATGATTGCAAGGCCTGTAACAAATATCATAGCTCCACCAATTCCCTGAAGTATTCTGAATATAATCAGAGATTCAGTTGATGGTGCAACCGCAGACAGAAACGAAGCTACAGTGAATATGATTATTCCATAGCTGAATATTTTTTTCATGCCATAAATGTCTGATATTCTGCCGAATGGAACTGCAAACATGGCTGCTGCTAATAAAAATGAAGTTGGAACCCAACTTAATAGGATTGCACTTGAAGCAAATTCTGACCCTATAACTGGAAGTGCAATGTTAACTGCTGAACTCATAAATGGTGTTAAAAAGTTGGCTAAAGTTGCCACTAACAATGCTGCAATCCTAATTGAACTGGCTGTCTGTGCTTGTTCCATGAATAATGTTCTCCAGTAAAGTGAATTCAATTATCTCTTTAAATAATCAAATATTAATAAACTTTGGATTTTGTCCATTAAATGAATACAAGTTTAAAACAAATAAAAAAAAGTAATATAAAAAAAATTTAGAAGTGTTTGATTGAATAATCAAACAATATTATGCTTCTGCAGGAGCCTGAGTTCTTCAGTTGAGAGTTTTTTACCCTCTTTGAATTTCTCGTATATATCCCTTGCAATTTCCTTTTCAGCCATGTTTTTCTTTTTACTTTTCTCGCTTTCCATATTCCGTTCTTTGGCTTTGACTTTGTCAAGACCTTTATTTTTCCTTCTAATTTCATTAAGAACAGCTTTTACCTCTTCATGTTTTGCGGAGGCTGTTTCACGAGTTTCTATGAACTGATTATGTGCAAGATCTGCCTTTGCTCTTACTTCATCAATGTTTTTGAAGTATTCAAGCATGCTTTCATGTGTTTCCTGAGCTTTGTCAGAAAATTCAACAACTTTAGCATGATGAGCTTCTGAAACCTCTTTAAGTGCTACTGCTTCGGTCTGAACCTTTTCATCTTCTTTCATCTCTGAAAGAGTTTTACTTAGATCTTGAACTTTTTTAACTAGTTCGTTCTCTTTTCTCATGTCAAGAACTTTGGTTTCTATTGTTTTCTCTAGTTTATCAATCTCACCCTGAATTTTAAGTATGTCCCTTCTTCCAGAGGCATATTCCATCTTTTTCAGTTCCTGATTGGTTTCGTCCCGAAGTTTCTTATACTTACGGACTTCTTTGTTGATATTGTCACGTTCATCCCGGTATTTGAGAGCTTTATCCAGATTTTCTTTAATACTGGCGTTTAATTCGTCTCTTACCTTTTTGAATTCACGTGCATTTTCATTTAAGTCGTCACGTTCTTTTGTAAGCACCTTAAGTCTCTTTTCGAGATCTTTTTTGTTTGAAAGTAGTTCACCAAAGCTTTTCCCGGCATCAGGATTAGGTTCAGATTTCACTTCAGCTTTTACATCTGGAGATGATTTTTTGGCTGGTGATTCCTTTTTAGATGCTTCTGATGGTTCTTTGGTTGTTTTTTCTGTTTCTTCCTTTGCAGGTTCTTCGGTTTCTGCTGGTGTTTCTTCCTTTGCAGGTTCTTCGGTTTCTGCTGGGGTTTCTTCCTTTGCAGGTTCTTCGGTTTCTAATGGTGTTTCTTCTTTTTTAGTTTCTGCTATTGTTTCTTCTGGTGCTGTGTCTTCAGCCTTTTCTGGGGTTGTTTCATCTGAGGTTTCGTTTTCTTTTTCTTCTTTATTGAATACTTCAAGAACTTCTTTTAAATCTCTTTTTTCAACAACAACATCTGCTTTTTCTTTTAAAACTGGTTTTGCATTGAATGCTATTCCTAAACCTGCTTCTTCAAGCATTGACACATCGTTTGCACCGTCTCCTACTGCTGCAGATTCTTCTGCTTTTATTTTTTCCATTTCCATTATCTCCTTCAGGACTTCTGCCTTTGAGCCTTTTACTAGTGGGCCGCTGACTTCTCCTGTTAATTTTCCCTCTTTTTCATGGAGAACATTTGAAAATGCGTAATCCAAACCAAGGTCATCTTTCATCCGATTGGCGATGATTTCAAAACTACCGGTTATGGTTGCGATTTTATATCCTCTTTTTTTGAGTTCTGCAATAGTTTCTTCTGCCCCTTCCATGAAGGGGATTTTTGAAACGACATCTTTAATATCTTCAACTGAAGCACCTTTTAATAGTGCAACTCTCTCTTTGAGAGCAGTTTCAAAATCTAGATCGCCTTCCATTGCTTTTTTAGTTATCTCTGAGATTTCTGCTTCAACGTCCATTAATTTGCCTATTTCATCTATGGCTTCCCCATCAATAAGAACGTTATCAAGATCGAATGCTATGAGTTTAATCAAAAGATCACCGAGTTAAATCGAGTAAAGGTTAAAATTATATCAAATCCAGTTCAGCTAGTCGTTCTTTTGTTTTCTCTACACCGAGTTGAGCATCTGCATTAGTTTTTGCACCGGTACAGACTACTTTTCCTGAACCGAATAAAAGTAAAACAACTTTGGGGTCGTCAAGTCTGTAAACCAATCCGGGGAATTGTTCTGGTTCGTATTCAGTGTTTTCAAGATCCAGAGCAACGGATTCCAAGTTTAATGTTTTCCCGAGATTTGCTGAAGCAACTATATTTTGGACTTTAATTTCAAATTCGTGGGGGATTTCTGTATCAAGAGCTCTCATTTTATCAACAGCTATGTGTATAGCTTTCTTTGAGTCTTCTATTGATTTTGCACCTGTACAAACCAGTTTACCTGATCCGAATATGAGTGCAGCTGTTTTTGGTTCCTTTAGTTTGTAAACCAATCCTGGGAATTGTTCTGAGTTATATTCAACTCCTTCCAGGGCAGGAGCAACTTGTGGAAGGTCTAGCGACTTTCCAAGCGCGGCAGACGCCACGATGTTTTCAACTTTAATTTCTACAGTTGTCATTAAATTTCCTCCAGATGTATTTAATTTATAATCAGAATTTAGTTTAATATTCTATAAATTGTTAATTAATAATTCAACTTATATAAAGATGCTTTTTTTTGCCACAATTTCAGTACTTATATATTGTTTTTCAATACTTTTAAATGAAATTTTTGATCTCAATAGATTTCTTTAAATTAATATGTGATCTTTTGTAGGAATATAGCCTCGAGTATAATTTATAAGAATTTTTGATTGTAGAATTTTGTATATCATTCCCATTATTGTTCATTAAATAATCATAACCATAGCGTATTTATGAAATTTGATTAAAGTCTAAAATTTTGAATATAATTATCTATTAGTTTTTATTATCAGAAAATAACAATTAATATTTATTATTAAATTGGTTATTATTAAATTGTTTGAAAATGAAAGTTATTGTTAATCTGATAAAAATTACTATATAGAACAAATTGAACATTAAAAAGTTGAATAATATAATGAATGTAAGAATATAAGTTCAATAAAGCCTGTAAAGTATAAAAAAAAATTATATGTATATATAATAACATTCAAATAAAAAATTAGTATACTAAAATATATTTATTGCAATTTTTAATAGTATTGCGTAAGTTTTAAAGGTTTTTTTGGTTTAATGGTGTGAAATTATGATAGGCCCTAAAAAATACCGTAAACAATTATTTGATTTAGGCATCGAAGGCATGGAAATTGATGTTTCAACCATTGATAATGCAATGGATACTTTAAATAAATTAAATGAGATTGAAAAGGTTTTAAAAAAGATCAGGTACAATGTTCGTACAGATATACGAAGAATCAGACTAGATTATATGGCTAAATTGCAAGAAGTAGATAAATCTGCCAATAAAAAATCTGGACTTTTTGGTCGGAAGAAATCAGTTTCTAAAATAGTTCAAGAAAAAAAGATGCTGACAAAGGAGAGAAACCTTACAATTGCTACTTATGATGTTGTAGAAAATACTATAGATGACTATCTTGATCAGATAGAAAATTCAAGATATTATATAAAGAATTCAATACAACGAAGGGTGGGTTAAATAAATACTGTTTGTTATAAGATATTATTCCCTTTTGGAGGTATTAATTTTGATAGAAGTGGAAGTCAAGGCAAGTGTTAAGGATTTTACAGATGTTAAAAAGAATTTAATTAAAATTGGTGCTATCAAAATAAAAAATGAGCATCAAAGAGATGTTTATTATAATGCTCCACATAAAGACTTCGTTGAAACTGATGAAGCATTGAGAATTAGGGAAATTCCTGAAAATGGAGAAAATAAGGTTATACTTACATATAAAGGTGCTAAAATGGATGATGTGAGTAAAACTCGTAAAGAAATTGAAGTTGAAGTATTTGATGCTGAAAATATGGGTTTGATACTAGAAAATCTTGATTTTAGAAGTGCTGCAACAGTTAAAAAAGATAGAGATATTTATCATTTGGATGAGTTTATAATTACATTAGACACAGTATACAAAGTTGGGAAATTTGTTGAAATCGAAATTGAAGCCCAAGAAAATGAGGATACAAGTATTCCACTTAAGAAAATATTTGAAACATATAAAAAACTAGGCATAGAAGAGGGATTTGAGAGAAGATCATATCTAGAACTTATGGAACTATAAATTTTCAAAAATGATTATAAAAAATTCTTAAACCATCAATAACTTATTTTACAATATTTTCTTTTAAACTAAAAAAACATATAATATTTATTGAATACAAACAGGATAAAACTCTTTTTTATGATTAACTTATTTTATATTATTATTAAGTATGATTAACGGAAAAGTAAATCTATTTAAGCTTAATGATCTAAAAACATTTAACAAATAATCAATGTTAAAATAATGATAAAGATTAATAGAAGAAAATACTCTTCAACAATAGGGAATAAATATTAATTTTGTTATATGGGTATAAATCTGATGAAACTTGATACCATCGAATATTTCCCTAAAATCAATTAGAGACAATGTTTTCTTTTAGATAATTAAACAAAGTAAGGTGGGAATCTGTGAAATACTTGGTAAGCCCGTTCAATAAAGAAGCAAAAATAAAGTTTCCAGAAGAGATAACTGTATATGATACAACATTAAGAGATGGTGAACAAACTCCCGGTGTGTGTTTAAGAACTCCAGAAAAGCTTAAAATTGCTAATAAGCTTGATGAAGTAGGAATACATCAAATTGAAGCAGGATTTCCTGTGGTATCCAATGAAGAAAAGAGATCTGTTCAAGCTATTGTTAAAGAAGGTTTAAACGCAAAGATACTTTGTCTGTCACGTACTAAAAAATCAGATATTGACACTGCTATTGACTGCGATGTCGATGGTGTTATAACCTTCATGGGAACATCGGATCTACATTTGAAACACAAAATAAAGATGAGTCGGGAAGAAATACTGAATGTTTGTATGAATTCAATTGAACATGCTAAGGATCATGGATTATTTGTTGCATTCTCTGCTGAAGATGCAACCAGAACAGATCTTGATTTTTTGAAAAAAATATACAAACGTGCAGATGATTTTGGTGTAGATAGAGTTCATATTGCAGATACTGTAGGAGCCATTAGTCCATATGGGATGGATTATCTTGTAAAGGAAGTAAGGTCTACAATCAAAGCGGATATTGCACTTCATTGTCATAACGACTTTGGAATGGCTCTTTCTAATTCAATAGCAGGATTACTGGCAGGTGCAAATGCAGTTTCAACAACTGTTAACGGAATTGGTGAGAGGGCAGGGAATACTTCATTAGAAGAATTGATCATGTCTTTAAAAATCATATATGGTGTTGATTTAGATTTTGATATTAGCAAATTCTATGAACTTTCAAAACTCGTTGAATCACTAACCCATATGAAAATACCATACAACAAACCCATAGTTGGCAAAAATATATTCCGCCACGAGTCAGGAATACATGTTGATGCTGTTATTGAAGAACCTTTAACCTATGAACCATTTTTACCAGAATTAATAGGACATCAACGTAGAATTGTTCTTGGAAAACATTCAGGCTGCAGAGCTGTCAGAGCGAAGCTTGATGAGTGTGGAATAGATGTTACTAAGGATGAACTTTGTAAAATTGTTGAACAGGTTAAAAATAAGAGGGAAGAAGGTAAATACATCAATGATGAGATATTTAACACCATTGTTCGGTCAGTTAGGGGGCCTTTTGAACTTTAATTAAATTATAAGAGGTTATTAAACATTCTTATCAAAAATAATCTTAATGTATAAATAATGTTTTAAAAACTTCTAAAGGATTAATCACTATGAACATAACCGAAAAAATTCTTGCAAAGGGAGCAAATAAGAAAACAGTCAATCCTGGTGAAATAATTGAGGTTGATGTTGATCTGGCAATGTCACACGATGGAACATCTCCACCCACCATTAACACTTTCAAAAAAATTTCTGATAAAGTGTGGGATCCTGACAAAATTGTTATAATCTGCGATCATACTGTACCTCCAAATACTATTGGATCAGCAGAATTCCATAAAGTTACAAGAAAGTTTGCCAGAGAACAGGGTATAAAAAAATATTTTAATCATGGGGAAGGGATATGCCATCAAGTACTTCCAGAATTTGGATTTATAAAACCAGGTTCCATCGTTGTAGGTGCTGATTCACACACATGTACACACGGCGCATTTGGAGCATTTGCAACTGGAATGGGTGCAACTGATATGGCATTTGTTTTTGCAACGGGTAAAACATGGTTTCGAGTACCTGAAGCTTTTAAAATCAATGTTGAAGGTAAATTAGGCAAATATATCACAGCTAAAGATGT
This Methanobacterium spitsbergense DNA region includes the following protein-coding sequences:
- a CDS encoding MFS transporter, giving the protein MEQAQTASSIRIAALLVATLANFLTPFMSSAVNIALPVIGSEFASSAILLSWVPTSFLLAAAMFAVPFGRISDIYGMKKIFSYGIIIFTVASFLSAVAPSTESLIIFRILQGIGGAMIFVTGLAIITSVYPPQERGKAIGINIATVYIALSLGPVLGGIMTQYFGWRSLFYAMIPLGILILILTYWKLNDEWAECKGEKFDIKGSIFYSIVLVMVMYGFSTLPHITGIILVIGGIIGFIGFLMYELKLESPVLNVKLFKNRTFAFSNLAALINYSATFAVTFLLSLYLQYIKALDPLSAGLILVAQPVMMAIFAPIAGRLSDKFVPQKLAALGMALSTIGLFLFAFINAQTSIAFITVGLIIIGTGFGFFSSPNTNAIMGSVERKFYGVASAMVSTMRLLGQTFSMGLALMVFAIFIGNVQITTLQYPALLNSIHTVFLICTVLCFIGIFAALIKQKNKSSI
- the serB gene encoding phosphoserine phosphatase SerB gives rise to the protein MIKLIAFDLDNVLIDGEAIDEIGKLMDVEAEISEITKKAMEGDLDFETALKERVALLKGASVEDIKDVVSKIPFMEGAEETIAELKKRGYKIATITGSFEIIANRMKDDLGLDYAFSNVLHEKEGKLTGEVSGPLVKGSKAEVLKEIMEMEKIKAEESAAVGDGANDVSMLEEAGLGIAFNAKPVLKEKADVVVEKRDLKEVLEVFNKEEKENETSDETTPEKAEDTAPEETIAETKKEETPLETEEPAKEETPAETEEPAKEETPAETEEPAKEETEKTTKEPSEASKKESPAKKSSPDVKAEVKSEPNPDAGKSFGELLSNKKDLEKRLKVLTKERDDLNENAREFKKVRDELNASIKENLDKALKYRDERDNINKEVRKYKKLRDETNQELKKMEYASGRRDILKIQGEIDKLEKTIETKVLDMRKENELVKKVQDLSKTLSEMKEDEKVQTEAVALKEVSEAHHAKVVEFSDKAQETHESMLEYFKNIDEVRAKADLAHNQFIETRETASAKHEEVKAVLNEIRRKNKGLDKVKAKERNMESEKSKKKNMAEKEIARDIYEKFKEGKKLSTEELRLLQKHNIV
- a CDS encoding TATA-box-binding protein, with protein sequence MTTVEIKVENIVASAALGKSLDLPQVAPALEGVEYNSEQFPGLVYKLKEPKTAALIFGSGKLVCTGAKSIEDSKKAIHIAVDKMRALDTEIPHEFEIKVQNIVASANLGKTLNLESVALDLENTEYEPEQFPGLVYRLDDPKVVLLLFGSGKVVCTGAKTNADAQLGVEKTKERLAELDLI
- the cyaB gene encoding class IV adenylate cyclase is translated as MEVKASVKDFTDVKKNLIKIGAIKIKNEHQRDVYYNAPHKDFVETDEALRIREIPENGENKVILTYKGAKMDDVSKTRKEIEVEVFDAENMGLILENLDFRSAATVKKDRDIYHLDEFIITLDTVYKVGKFVEIEIEAQENEDTSIPLKKIFETYKKLGIEEGFERRSYLELMEL
- a CDS encoding homocitrate synthase family protein — encoded protein: MKYLVSPFNKEAKIKFPEEITVYDTTLRDGEQTPGVCLRTPEKLKIANKLDEVGIHQIEAGFPVVSNEEKRSVQAIVKEGLNAKILCLSRTKKSDIDTAIDCDVDGVITFMGTSDLHLKHKIKMSREEILNVCMNSIEHAKDHGLFVAFSAEDATRTDLDFLKKIYKRADDFGVDRVHIADTVGAISPYGMDYLVKEVRSTIKADIALHCHNDFGMALSNSIAGLLAGANAVSTTVNGIGERAGNTSLEELIMSLKIIYGVDLDFDISKFYELSKLVESLTHMKIPYNKPIVGKNIFRHESGIHVDAVIEEPLTYEPFLPELIGHQRRIVLGKHSGCRAVRAKLDECGIDVTKDELCKIVEQVKNKREEGKYINDEIFNTIVRSVRGPFEL